Below is a genomic region from Syngnathoides biaculeatus isolate LvHL_M chromosome 5, ASM1980259v1, whole genome shotgun sequence.
GACCCGGTCTTACTACCGCAACTCCGTGGGGGGCCTGCTTGTGTTCGACCTGACTAACCGAGCGTCCTTCGAACACATCCGGGACTGGCACGCCGAGGTTTGCGAGCACGTACTGCCCCACAAGGTCCTGTTCGTCCTGGCGGGCCACAAGAGCGACTGCGACGGCCACGGCAAGCGGGCAGTGAGCAGGGACGAGGCTGAGAAGCTGGCCGCAGTCTTGGGGGTGCCCTACGTGGAGGCATCGGCCAAGGAGGGTCACAATGTCAAAGAGACCTTTGAGCTGCTGGCCCGTCGGGTGTACCAGGGTCTGAAGAGCGGCGAGGTGCAGCTGCACGAGGATTGGGACGGGGTTAAGTGCGCAATGCCGCTGGATTTGCTGGGACACGGGACCAGCCGGGCTCGGACCACAGAtaagaacaaaaagaaatgctgtccCTAAAGCAGCGgttttcaacctttttgttGAAATGATTAAATCTACAACTCACCATTCTACTGAATCCAGTTCTTCTAATTACCCGAAGCAGTTTTGAAGGCTTCATTGGGTCATTTACAAGaaccccttttttaaaaataggactGCAGATCTATAAAAATGCAGCTTTCCTTTTATTGAaagttgtaggctcttcttcTGCATCGTCATTTAGCCTTTTCCTTTCGGAAGAATCtctccaattatttttttatgtttttttttcttaatttttgctATCTAGTGGTGttactttttaaatatattttaaaacagtggtggtggttttagggaaaaaaaaaaaaccacagagtTAAGTGAAACAATTCTACATAAATCTCCTCGACTATTACATTCATGAAGTTTTCCATACGTCTGTCAAAATTGACTTTTCTTTAACATTTGTAATGACGTCCATTGGATTCTGTTGAATTAGATTTTTATGTTGACAACTGACACCTCCACCTGTACTGTTGTGCGTCCTCATCATCTGATATTTTTGGATCTTTTCTAACCTCCACGGGTCATTTCTGTGCATCAATGTTTTGGGTTCCCTTCTCCACTGGCCTCTTTCACAGAGCATTAGAACCATACTAGAGGAGCAGCCATTTATTCCAGTCTTTAGTGCACAACAACGATTCAACATCCTGCAAACAGATGGTaaagcatatacagtatacacataCTGATAATCAAGACATTTGCTTTTCTTAATTAATTCTTAATTTTTcttaataataattcataattAGGTTGTTGAATTACTGAATGTGAGAAGTGTGGCCTTCTGGACCTCCTGAGGGCCCTTTCATCACAGAGAGCGACCCCACGAGGGGAAATCAATTCCCCTTTTAACAATGCCTATGATTGACAAACATTTCGAgtaacaattttgtttttgggggtgtggacCTGTGCGCGCATCACTTCAGGTACACCAGTACAATCCAATTACAACAGCTGTTAAATATCATTGATACACAGCTCTTGTATGATCTCTTCGGTGTACCTGCTGAAGTGTCCAGTGAGCTTCTATTTTTATGGTATTCTCGGACCTCTGCTGCATCCCCACTAATTGCCCGGAATCTGCCGAGCTGAGTGAGAAGATTTGTTTTCACACGCCCGACGTTGACAATTATTAGGAAATCGCCCCGGGGCACTTTTGGATATCGCTGTGGAGCAATATCGAAAAAGAAGTCATCAAGGCAATTACTGTCGTGCTCGGTGTGACGAATGAGCCTCCTGTGTCCGTGCAGGCTATTTATTTTGTCTCTAAGACACTCTCCCCTAAGACTCGCATTGTTATGCAGTGTATATAAGGTGCTTCTCTGGAAATAAACAGCGCGCCAAGTAATCAAATGCCACTTCATAGCCTGAAAAGTCACTCCAAACAATGAAGTCCTATGCTGTACATGAGTCGGGTACTTTTCCTTCTCCTCTATGGAATTATATTCTTCTTATTTGGATGAGCACCAAGTTTTACATCATATACAGTTTAGTCATTACCATTCATGCGTGGACAATTGATTACtataattttaaatgatttttgctgatttgtgagtggatgatatatttttggggCCTTTGCATCTTTGTATAAAGGCACAATGGCTAAATAATTACATACTTTATCTGGAAAACAGTCATCATGGCCTTTAGATGTCACTTTAATGGGATGTAGCccagattgattttttttttttttaataatctcaAGCAGACAATCATGGTGTAGGATTgagtaaaaactttttttttttaacctataaAAAAGTCGATCTTAACTGCATATCAAGTGGTTTTGTAAGTTACTTTGCATTTTATGAGCATTGGAGACACTTAAgcagaaaaagttttaaaaatttgGTTATTATGAGGAAATGTTCATCTCATTCTAACAGATACAAATTGAGTTTTGACTTTGTTTCCGAGAGACAAATAAAATTGTAGATTTGTGTAGAAACTGAAGCATTAATCCactgaaggttttgtggttaTTATTGAGTTTGTGCTAATTTGTGAGTTTAATAACCACCGCACTTTAGTCACATTTCAGATCATATCCCATACTCGTATAACTTAATGTGGTTTGTTGCAAATGTCTTTGAATTTGTTTATTAGGGGgtcatgtaaaatatatattttggtaCATTCATCATACGATATATATCACCAAATAACTATGCTCTAAATGATTGTCATTTATCCCACAAATGTCCCCAATATTTACTGAATAGATGTGTGTCAATATGAgaatatactttttttcccattattgcAATGAGTCAAATGAATATAGGAACAGTAACAATCCAAAGAGATCATGTTTATTGACACAAACAGCTGAATGTGttaacaaaacagaaaacaaaacaacttacATTACCATGTCAAGATGTTGGCAATACACTGCAAAATTAGGAGAACATGATTGAGACACTGTCAACAAATCTCAAACTAATTATACCTTACATAGGAACCCCCgctccctcaaaaaaaaaaaaaaaaaaaaaaaaaaaaaaaaaaaagcaagtcaaGGTGGGCTTGATACAAGGACAATGGAGTCTTGCTACTTTTTGGTCGTCTTGCGGATCAGGGCCATCCTCTGCATACATGAAAAAAGTGAGGTTAActtgtttgtttcaatttgaATGATTGAGAGGACAATCAAGGTGTTTGTTACCTGTTTGTGAGCCTCTGTGGTGCATGCCTTTTTAAAGGGCCGAATCTCATCTGAGCCATAACCTGGGATCCACATGTTCCATTGACGCTCTGATGAAAACAATAATGTAATTATAGTTTCATATAAATTAGTGCCAACAGATTACCTAGTAGTACAAATGGTTCATGAACAGCTTTAAATCAATGAATGCGTTTGGATGTTTGGGAGTGTACAACAGTGGTTCAgatggaaaacgttggcctcacagttctgaggtctagggttcaatccgggacctgcctgtgtggagtttgcatggcctccccgtgcttgcgtgggtttcctccagatactctggtttcctcccacatcccaaaaacatgcaatattaattgcaccc
It encodes:
- the LOC133501006 gene encoding ras-related protein Rab-39B-like — encoded protein: MDPSLWHYQFRIIMLGDSTVGKSSLLKRYTEDHFLEAIDETVGVDFYVYFLEVEPGVQVKMQFWDTAGQERFRSVTRSYYRNSVGGLLVFDLTNRASFEHIRDWHAEVCEHVLPHKVLFVLAGHKSDCDGHGKRAVSRDEAEKLAAVLGVPYVEASAKEGHNVKETFELLARRVYQGLKSGEVQLHEDWDGVKCAMPLDLLGHGTSRARTTDKNKKKCCP